A window of the Lolium perenne isolate Kyuss_39 chromosome 7, Kyuss_2.0, whole genome shotgun sequence genome harbors these coding sequences:
- the LOC127317414 gene encoding U-box domain-containing protein 21-like — MVLPMSRATRVVPELPLLRRGRRQVAASTDDEPAEPAVPAHFLCPISLELMKDPVTAPTGITYDRDSLEGWLARGRATCPVTGAPVRLGDLVPNHATRRMIQDWCVANQAERVPTPKVPVADADAAEVLAGVSAAARRGDAAACGAVAARARALGKESDRNRRCLAAAGAARRLSSAFRDLAGEPVDGASVSAALGKILAALTVFFPLDEESRRSIASPASLKTLVSVLAHGDLAARASAAVVLRELASSADRPTVDAISRTPNACAALLGLVRDPVSPQATKAALVTAYYLISASDRAAARFADLGAAHVVAELLVDADKGTSEKALAVLDGVLCADAGLHSARAHALVVPVLVKKMFRVSDMATEFAVSALWRLCRGADAGAAACRADALRVGAFQKLLLLLQVGCGGLTKDRASELLKLLNGARGSVECIETADFKGLKRPF; from the coding sequence ATGGTTCTACCCATGTCGAGAGCTACGAGGGTGGTCCCGGAGCTACCGCTCCTACGGCGAGGGAGGCGTCAGGTGGCCGCGTCGACCGACGACGAGCCAGCAGAACCGGCGGTACCGGCGCACTTCCTCTGCCCGATCTCGCTCGAGCTGATGAAGGACCCGGTCACGGCGCCCACGGGGATCACCTACGACCGGGACAGCCTCGAGGGCTGGCTCGCGCGCGGCCGCGCCACCTGCCCCGTCACCGGCGCGCCCGTCCGCCTCGGCGACCTGGTCCCCAACCACGCCACGCGCCGCATGATCCAGGACTGGTGCGTCGCCAACCAGGCCGAGCGCGTGCCCACGCCCAAGGTGCCCGTCGCCGACGCCGACGCGGCGGAGGTGCTCGCGGGCGTGTCCGCCGCCGCCAGGCGCGGCGACGCGGCCGCGTGCGGGGCCGtggcggccagggccagggcgcTCGGCAAGGAGAGCGACCGCAACCGACGCTGCCTCGCGGCCGCCGGCGCCGCACGCAGGCTGTCCTCCGCGTTCCGCGACCTCGCCGGCGAGCCCGTCGACGGCGCCTCGGTGTCCGCCGCGCTCGGGAAGATCCTCGCCGCGCTCACCGTCTTCTTCCCGCTCGACGAGGAGTCCCGCCGCAGCATTGCCTCGCCCGCCTCCCTCAAGACGCTCGTCTCCGTGCTCGCGCACGGCGACCTCGCCGCGCGGGCCAGCGCCGCCGTGGTCCTCCGCGAGCTCGCCTCCTCCGCCGACCGGCCCACCGTCGACGCCATATCCCGCACCCCCAACGCCTGCGCCGCCCTACTCGGCCTCGTCAGGGACCCCGTATCCCCGCAGGCCACCAAGGCGGCGCTCGTCACGGCCTACTACCTCATCTCCGCCAGCGACCGCGCGGCTGCCCGCTTCGCGGACCTCGGCGCCGCGCACGTCGTCGCCGAGCTCCTCGTGGACGCCGACAAGGGCACCAGCGAGAAGGCCCTGGCCGTGCTCGACGGCGTCCTGTGCGCGGACGCGGGTCTCCACTCCGCGCGCGCCCACGCGCTCGTCGTGCCCGTGCTCGTCAAGAAGATGTTCCGCGTCTCCGACATGGCCACCGAGTTCGCAGTCTCCGCGCTCTGGCGCCTCTGCCGCGGCGCCGACGCCGGCGCCGCCGCGTGCCGCGCCGACGCGCTGCGCGTGGGCGCGTTCCAGAAGCTGCTACTGCTGCTCCAGGTCGGGTGCGGCGGTTTGACCAAGGATCGGGCCAGCGAGCTGCTCAAGCTGCTCAATGGCGCCAGGGGCAGCGTCGAGTGCATCGAGACGGCCGACTTCAAGGGGCTCAAGAGGCCATTCTGA